In a genomic window of Phragmites australis chromosome 14, lpPhrAust1.1, whole genome shotgun sequence:
- the LOC133890815 gene encoding pentatricopeptide repeat-containing protein At1g63330-like: protein MLLVARVRRPAAAAAASRLHPILPPSAPFATTTTFASLSSAPDPDAVAAEVATLLSRCSGDWKLAIAASDLPSRLCPAAVSSLLLRGESSPRLHPKLLLDFFYWSRPRLAPSAPAPDAFAHLAVSLCASALFPQTNGLLDQMIRTYPAPPLVLSSVHRALSGSDHDRSPVVLDVLVDTYKKTGRVRDAAEIVLLMKDLGLAPSLRCCNALLKDLLRGDALDLLWKVRGFMEDAGISPDVYTYSTLIEAYCKVRDFDAAKKVFEEMRETGCNLNVVTYNILIGGLCRFGAVEEAFGFKKEMEDYGLVPDGFTYGALINGLCKRGRSNQAKCLLDEMSCAGLMPNVVVYATLVDGFMREGSADEAFKIVKEMTAAGVQPNKITYDSLIRGLCKLGQMGRAAEILKVKVGHMADTITYNLVIEGHLRQHNKEEAFCLFNEMRNDGISPNVYTYSILINGLCQIGESKKAGDLLEEMIAEGLKPNAFVYAPLISGYCREGSFSLACEALKKMTMANIIPDLYCYNSLIIGLSKVGKIEEAAEYYAQMQEKGLRPNEFTYDGLILGYSMTGNLEKAEQLLQQMLNSGLKAKDFIYAHLLEGYFKLDDLEKVSSTLQSMLDRGVMPGNRLYGIMIHNLSRSGHMEVAFRVLSVIEKNGLVPDLHIYSSLISGLCKIADMERAAGLLDEMAKKGVEPGIVCYNALIDGFCKSGNISQARNVLDSILGKGLLPNCVTYTTLIDGNCKVGDIPDAFDLYNEMLARGVTPDAFVYSVLTVGCSNSGDLEQALFITEEMFLRGYASVSSINTLVHGFCKRGKLKETVKLLHVMMDRDIVPNVLTVENIISGLDEAGKLSEAHTIFVELQLKKASQCATDHFSSLLTDMINRGLVPLDVIHNMIQFHCKEGDLYKALILHNALVAKGALMDCSSYLALLDGLCRKGKQTEALNLLKEMEEMGICPSEHQCMILLNNLQTSGYIQEYNKVFDTMLCHKWIQKESKFCNSVGNNLEAVIIE from the coding sequence ATGCTCCTCGTCGCGCGCGTGCGGCgtccagccgccgccgccgccgcttcgcGCCTCCACCCGATCCTACCGCCTTCCGCACCCTTCGCAACCACCACCACCTTTGCCTCCTTGTCCTCCGCCCCCGACCCCGACGCCGTGGCCGCCGAGGTGGCCACCCTCCTCTCCCGCTGCTCCGGCGACTGGAAGCTCGCCATCGCCGCCTCCGACCTCCCCTCCCGCCTCTGCCCCGCCGCTgtatcctccctcctcctccgcggcgAATCCTCTCCACGCCTCCACCCCAAGCTCCTCCTCGACTTCTTCTACTGGTCCCGCCCCCGCCTCGCGCCCTCGGCGCCCGCCCCCGACGCCTTTGCCCACCTCGCCGTCTCCCTCTGCGCCTCCGCCCTCTTCCCCCAGACCAACGGCCTCCTCGACCAGATGATCCGTACCTACCCCGCCCCTCCCCTCGTCCTCAGCTCCGTCCACCGCGCGCTCTCCGGTTCCGACCACGACCGCTCGCCAGTCGTGCTCGACGTGCTCGTCGACACCTACAAGAAGACCGGGAGGGTTCGGGACGCCGCCGAGATTGTTCTGCTGATGAAAGATCTCGGCTTGGCGCCCAGCCTGCGTTGCTGCAACGCGCTGCTGAAGGACCTGTTGCGCGGGGACGCCCTCGATCTTCTCTGGAAGGTGCGGGGTTTCATGGAAGACGCCGGGATCTCGCCGGATGTGTACACGTACTCGACATTGATAGAGGCGTACTGCAAGGTCCGAGACTTCGATGCTGCCAAGAAGGTGTTTGAGGAAATGCGTGAGACGGGATGCAACCTGAATGTAGTGACCTACAATATATTGATTGGTGGTCTGTGCAGGTTTGGGGCTGTCGAAGAGGCGTTTGGGTTcaagaaggagatggaggattATGGGCTGGTTCCGGATGGGTTTACTTATGGTGCGCTCATTAACGGTCTGTGCAAGCGTGGCAGGTCAAATCAGGCAAAGTGCTTGCTGGACGAGATGTCTTGTGCTGGGTTAATGCCTAACGTTGTTGTTTATGCGACTCTGGTTGATGGGTTCATGAGGGAGGGCAGTGCGGATGAGGCATTTAAGATAGTCAAGGAGATGACTGCAGCTGGTGTGCAGCCGAACAAGATCACCTATGACAGTCTCATCCGGGGCCTGTGTAAATTGGGCCAGATGGGCAGGGCTGCTGAGATTCTGAAGGTCAAAGTTGGTCATATGGCTGACACAATCACTTATAATCTGGTCATTGAAGGGCATCTCCGACAGCATAACAAGGAAGAAGCTTTTTGCCTGTTTAATGAAATGAGGAACGACGGTATTTCGCCCAATGTCTACACTTATAGCATACTTATTAACGGGCTATGCCAAATTGGTGAATCAAAAAAAGCAGGTGATCTTCTTGAGGAAATGATTGCAGAAGGTTTAAAGCCGAATGCATTTGTTTATGCACCTCTTATCTCAGGGTATTGCAGAGAAGGTAGTTTCTCATTGGCTTGTGAAGCGCTCAAGAAGATGACCATGGCAAATATAATCCCTGATTTGTACTGCTACAATTCTCTTATAATTGGGCTATCTAAGGTGGGAAAGATAGAGGAAGCTGCGGAGTACTACGCCCAGATGCAGGAGAAAGGATTGCGGCCTAATGAATTCACATATGATGGTCTGATTCTTGGCTATAGTATGACTGGGAATCTAGAAAAGGCTGAACAGTTACTCCAACAGATGCTCAATAGTGGACTAAAAGCTAAGGATTTTATATATGCTCACCTCCTAGAAGGTTACTTCAAGTTAGATGATCTTGAAAAGGTTTCCTCTACTCTTCAATCCATGTTAGACAGGGGAGTAATGCCAGGCAACCGTTTATATGGAATCATGATTCACAATCTGTCCAGATCTGGACATATGGAAGTGGCTTTTAGGGTTCTCTCAGTGATTGAGAAGAATGGGTTGGTTCCTGATTTGCATATATACAGTTCGTTGATATCTGGTCTTTGCAAGATAGCCGACATGGAGAGAGCTgctggccttcttgatgagatGGCTAAAAAAGGAGTAGAGCCTGGTATTGTATGCTATAATGCCCTAATCGATGGATTTTGCAAGTCTGGTAATATTTCTCAGGCTCGTAATGTTTTGGATAGCATATTAGGTAAGGGATTACTGCCAAATTGTGTGACATATACAACTTTGATAGATGGAAACTGCAAAGTTGGTGATATACCTGATGCTTTTGATCTGTATAATGAAATGCTAGCAAGAGGGGTAACTCCAGATGCTTTTGTCTATAGTGTGCTTACAGTTGGTTGCTCAAATTCTGGGGACCTTGAGCAGGCTTTGTTTATAACTGAAGAAATGTTTCTTAGGGGGTATGCAAGTGTTTCTTCTATCAACACTTTGGTCCATGGTTTCTGCAAACGTGGAAAATTGAAGGAAACTGTAAAGTTGCTCCATGTGATGATGGACAGAGACATAGTGCCTAATGTGCTGACTGTTGAAAATATCATCAGTGGACTTGATGAGGCTGGAAAGCTCAGTGAAGCGCACACAATTTTTGTTGAGTTGCAACTCAAGAAAGCTTCACAATGTGCTACAGATCACTTTTCCTCATTGTTAACAGACATGATAAATCGAGGACTAGTTCCTCTAGATGTGATACATAACATGATCCAATTTCATTGTAAAGAAGGAGATTTGTATAAGGCTTTAATTCTGCATAATGCTCTTGTGGCAAAAGGTGCTCTCATGGACTGCTCATCATATCTTGCTCTATTGGATGGCCTTTGCCGGAAGGGCAAACAGACTGAAGCTTTGAATTTGCTAAAAGAAATGGAAGAGATGGGTATTTGTCCTTCTGAACATCAGTGCATGATACTGTTAAATAATCTTCAAACATCAGGATATATCCAAGAATACAATAAAGTATTTGATACTATGTTGTGTCACAAGTGGATACAAAAAGAAAGCAAATTCTGTAATTCGGTTGGTAATAATCTGGAAGCTGTGATAATAGAATAA